The region AAAAAGAAATAAGTTTTCTGATAAAACCTTTAATATACCCCTTAAATGTTATCCAAATCCCTTTCCTACCAGCAATTATAATAGCTGGACTGGTAGCTGCTGCGTTTGGTTACTTAGTTGCTGCCCCATCTCTTCGACTAATTGGTGATTATTTAGCCATCGCAACCCTTGGTTTAGGTGAGGTGGTTAGAATCGTTGCAAATAATACCTGGTCTATCACAAATGGGGCTTTGGGTTTAAAAAGCATCCCACAATATTCTAACCTATGGTGGACTTGGGGATTTGCTTTAATTACCGTAGTCTTCATTTCCAGCTTAATAAAAAGTAGTTATGGAAGAGCTTTGAAGGCAATAAGAGAAGATCCAATTGCTGCTAAATCTATGGGAATTAATGTTTTTTCTCATCAAGTAGTCACTTTTGTAATTGGTTCTTTTTTTGCAGGAGTTGGTGGAGCATTATGGGCTCACTTAATCACTACTATAGATCCAAAATCTTTCATGTTTCAAAAAACCTTTGAAATATTGATAATGGTGGTCATCGGTGGACTTGGGAGTATTAGCGGAGCCATAATCGGAGCTTCACTTTATACAGTAGGATTAGAGTTCCTTAGAGTTCTAGAAGAACCCATATCGATTGGTCCTATCTACATACCAGGTATCCCGGGAATGAGAATGGTGGTTTTATCTCTCATTCTCATAATTACAATGCTATTTTGGAGAAGAGGCATAATGGGAAGAAATGAAATAACATGGGATGGCATCTATAAACTGATAATGAAAGTAAGAAATAAAAATAGATTGAGAGATGATGAATGAATTAGAAAATTTTCAAGGAGGCTTCCAATGACTAACCAATACGATAACGAATATATCTTAGAATTTGAGAATGTAACCAAAAGATTTGGAGGTTTAATGGCAGTTAATAACTTCAATGGCTATTTGAAAAATGGCGAATTACTTGGTCTAATAGGTCCCAATGGGGCAGGGAAAACCACTCTTTTCAATTTGATCACTGGTATATACACTCCAGATACTGGAAAAATTTTATTTAAGAAACAAAAAATAAATTCTAAAAAACCTCATGAAATAACTCAGTTGGGAATTGCTAGAACTTTTCAAAATATTCGATTGTTTAAAGATATGACAGTTCTAGAAAATGTTTTAGTCTCTCAGCATTTGAAATTGAAAAGTTGGATTTGGCTTTTTAAAAGTGTTTTAAAAACTCCTGACGTTTTAAAAGTGGAAAAAGAGATGCAAAACGAAGCCTGGGATCTTCTAGAAGAAGTCGGATTGTCTGTTTACGCTAATGACAAGGCAAACTCTCTTCCATATGGATTACAAAGAAAGTTAGAAATCGCAAGAGCACTTGCCACCGGAGCAAACCTACTTCTGTTAGACGAACCAGCAGCAGGAATGAACCCTCATGAAACGAGCGAATTGATGGAATTTATAAAACATATAAGACAGGAGTTTGAGCTATCTATTCTCATTATAGAGCATGACATGAAAGTTATCATGGGAATTTGTGAGCGTATTTATGTATTGGATTATGGAAGAAAAATCGCTGAAGGAAGTCCACAGGAGATTCAAAAAGATCCTTTGGTAATAAAAGCCTATTTAGGTGAGGAGTTGGCAATATGAACAGTGAAAATTCAAACATAATTCTTAAAATATCTGATATGAACGTTCACTATGGTGGTATCCATGCAGTAAAAGGAATCGATATGGAAATCAAAAAGAATGAAATCACAACGTTGATTGGATCAAATGGAGCGGGAAAAACTACAACCTTGAATGGGATAATGAATGTCGTTAAAAAGAGCAGTGGAACGGTGCTTTTAGATAATACTGATATTACAAGCATAGAAACACATAAGATTGTAGAAAAGGGCGTAGTTCTAGTCCCTGAAGGCAGACGTATATTCCCCAATCTAACGGTTTTAGAAAACCTCCGTTTGGGTTCGTATTCTCGCAAAGACTCTGAAAAGATAAGCGAAGATTTCGATTGGGTACTCACACTCTTCCCACGATTAAAGGAGAGGCTTAAGCAACTTGGAGGCACACTATCTGGGGGAGAACAACAAATGTTAGCCGTTGCAAGAGGGTTAATGTCAAGGCCAAAGGTTCTGATGCTCGACGAACCTTCTCTTGGGTTAGCTCCGATACTGGTCAAAGAAGTTTTAGAAACTATTGAAAAAATATGTGAAGAGGGAGTAACCATATTGTTAGTAGAACAAAACGCCGTTGGTGCGCTAAAAATCGCTCATTATGGTTATGTCTTAGAAACCGGCAAAATTGTTCTCGAAGGACCTGCAAAAGATCTCTTAGAAAACGATGAAGTTAGGAAAACTTATCTAGGAGTGACGGTTTAAAACTTTGAAACCACATCACACTTTCTTAAGCTTCTTCTAAGCTTCCATTAAGTGAACATTAAGCATATTGTTTTATTATTCTGATGTATCAAAAATAAAAAACATTACTTAGTGGAGGTGTTGGTATGAAAAAAGTTTTTCTGTCTTTCTTTATAGGTATTCTTTTAGTCGGATCGTTATTTGCACAAGTAGGACCAGCTGGTGGGGCTCCAATGTCCCAGGTACAAAATCAGGATCCTCTCAACCAAATGGTTCAGGATCAAGAAAGATTGCAAGAAAGAATATTCTTTCAAGATGTTTCACCAGTAACCATTACAGGAACTGTCAAAACCATAGTGGATAACGATGTATTTCTAACCTTGAGTGTTGAAGTAGACTCTGAAATCTACTCAGTAAGAGTGCCCAAGAATTTTTTGGATGATGTAAAAGCCGGTGAAAGTATTGAACTAACAGGATACAAGGTAGTAATAAACGACATCAAAAACTTTGTACCTTTAGAGATCAAATATCAAGATAGAACAGTGAATATGCAGAGATATATGGAAAATGTTCGATCTCAAAATTTCGAAGAAAGATACCAAGAAGATTTCCAACAAAACCAAGATTATCAAAGATATAGAGACTACCAAGATTACCAAGATTTCAAAAGATATCAACAGTACAAGAATTATCAAGACTACCAAGATTTTCAAAGATACCAAAACTACCAAAGATTCAATCAACAAAGATATCAAGATTGTCCCTATTACAACGACTAATTCAAAGTAAAAACGATGAAAAGAGGCCTAAAGGCCTCTTTTTTTATACAAAGAAATAATTAACTTTATAATATTTTTCAAAAATTGAAAAAAACTTCAATATTTGGCTTTAATCGTCTATAATCATGAAATTTTTTTCATAATCGTCTATAATCACCTTTTTTAAAAAACGAGAATTGTGATTCAATTAATAGTAGGAACATAATACTTGTGTTGTGGACAGCGGGACGAAGGAGCACTAAAGAAAGGAGTATATAATTTATTTAAGAAGGAGAAAAAATGAGAATACAAAATCATCCCATACTAAGTTTCAATAGAGGAAAGCAAATAAAGTTCTATTACAATGGTAAAGAATTGATAGGTTACGAAGGAGAAACCATTGGGGCAGCATTGTACGCAAATGGTGTTTTTAAATTCAGTGAAAGTAAGAAATTACACAGACCAAGAGGAATTTTCTGCGCTATTGGACATTGTTCCTCCTGCTTGATGACAGTTGATGGAGTCCCAAACGTAAGAACGTGCATAACTCCTCTAAAAGATGGAATGAAAGTGGAATCCCAAAATATCGGAGTTGAGATAAATGAGTAAAATTGAAAACCTTGAATTATTGGTTGTAGGTGGAGGTCCTGCAGGACTTTCAGCTGCACTTGCTGCTGCTAATTACGGAATTAAAGTATCTTTAGCAGAAGAAAGAGAATTTTTAGGGGGACAACTAATAAAACAAACCCATAGATTTTTCGGTTCAGAAAAAGAATACGCAGGCACAAGGGGAATAGATATACTGAGAAAGTTGATCGACGAAGTTAACAAAAATAAAAACATAGAAGTGTTATTATCTTCTCGAGTCTTGGGAATCTATGAGGATAACGTTGTAACTATATTAAACGATCATAAAATGAAAAAGTATTATCCTCAAAGTATTATTTTTGCAACGGGGGCATCCGAAAAATTTTTAGCTTTTGAGAATAACGACCTTCCTGGCATTTTTGGTGCTGGGGCAGTTCAGACTTTGATGAATGTTTATGGCGTCATGCCAGCAACAAATGTCTTAATGATTGGTTCGGGAAATATTGGGTTGATAGTTTCTTACCAATTATTACAAGCTGGTGTAAAAGTAGCTGCAATAGTTGAAGCAGCGCCAAAAATAGGTGGATACTCTGTTCATGCATCAAAACTCAGAAGGTTGGGCGTACCGATTTTAACGTCTCATACCATAAAAAAAGCTATCGGAAAAGAAAAAGTTGAAGGAGCGGTAATATGTGAACTCGACAACGATTGGAATGAAGTAAAAGATACAGAACAACTGATCAAATGTGATGCAATCTGTCTATCTGTTGGATTAACCCCATTGGTTGACCTCTTAAAACAAAGGAAAGTAAAAACCACTTATGTCTCAGAACTGGGCGGCTACGTCCCCTTAAGAGACGAAAATATGGAAACCTCAATTAAAAATTTATTTGTTGCAGGGGATGTTTCAGGGATAGAAGAAGCAACAGCAGCAATGATCGAAGGTCAAATAGCCGGTTTATCCGTTGCCAAAAGAATCGGAAAAAACAACAAAAAAGAAATTGAAAAAAGAATAGAAGAAGGTAAAAATGAATTAGAATTGCTAAGATCTGGACCTGTAGGCAAGAAAATTAGGAAAGGTTTATCTAAATTAGGTTTGAATCACGGGAAAAATTATAACGAAAATTTTTCAGAAGAAGCACTCGATATCTCTCACTTGATGAAAACTGGGGTACCTTCGGAAGAAAACTTAAAAAACAAGTTACCATCAGAAGAAAAGGTCTTTGACAAAGGACCTATAGCCATATCAGAGTGCTTTCAAAGATTCCCTTGCGACCCCTGCGTAAAAAGCTGCCCTTTCAACGCCATATCTGAAAATGGTAACATCAACAACATTCCCTACGTTGACTTTGAAAAATGCACCGGATGTGGCATATGTGTTAGCAAATGTCCAGGACTGGCAATGTTTGTAGTTCATAAGAATTTCAGTGAAACAACTTCGGTTGTTATTATGCCTTACGAATTTCTTCCAAGACCCCATAAAGGAGAAATTGTAAAGGTATTTGATAGAGAGGGAAAATACTTATGTGATGGCAAAGTAATAAGAATATTGGATGGAAAATTTCAAGACAAAACAGCCGCAGTGAGTATAGAAATTCCAAAGAGATACTATTTACAAGCCAGGAATTTTAAAGTGGAGGAATGAAGTCATGGATGAAAACAAAGTAATAATTTGTAGATGTGAAGATGTAACCTTGAAAGAAATAAGGAACGCCATAAGAGAAGGTTTCACCACCGTTGAAGAAATAAAGAGGGTAACAAGAAGCGGTATGGGACCTTGTCAAGGTAAAACTTGTGGCTTGTTGATTGCAAAAGAAATTTCACAGATGACAGGCAAACCGATGGAAGAGATAGAATTGCAAAACATCAGGCCTCCCTATGGAGGAATAACCTTTGAAGAAGTAACAAAAGGAACCATAACGGAAAATGATAAATAAACCCTAATATAATTAGCAGGTGAAAAATATGAAAAATAAGGCCAATGTTGTAGTAATAGGCGGAGGAGTCGTAGGCTGTTCCATCGCCTATAACCTTGCCAAAAAAGGAGTTAAAGATGTAGTATTACTTGAAAAATCCTATCTTTCAAGCGGAGCAACTGGTAGATGCGGCGCGGGAGTTAGGCAACAATGGGGCACCAAACAAAACTGCCTTTTGGCAAGCGAAAGTATGAATATTTTTGAGAACTTTGCAGATATCCTTCAAATAAAAAGAGACATAGAATTAAAGCAAAAAGGTTACTTATTACTAGCATACTCTGATAAAGAATTAGAACAATTTAAAAAAAATATCGAAGTTCAACACAGTTTAAATATACCTTCTGTTCTATTGACGCCTAAAGAAGCAAAAGAAATCGTTCCCAACTTAAACATAGAAAAATTGGTCGGAGCTGCCTACTGTGCTAAAGACGGGCATGCCAACCCTTTCCAAGTGACTTTGGGTTATGCTGAAGCTGCACAAAGATTAGGTGTGGAAATAAATAAATTTACCGAAGTCAAAGATATAAAAACTAAAAACGATGCATTACTAGGGGTACAAACAAATAAAGGTTTCATAGAATGTAAAAAGGTAGTTGTAGCTGCAGGAGGCTGGACACAGAATATAACTAAAATGGCTAAAATAGATCTACCTATTTACTCTGAAAGACACGAAATATTGGTAACAGAATCTGTTAAAAGTATACTAGATCCAATGCTAATGTCATTCTCTTACAATATTTACTGTCAGCAAGAGCCGGTTGGAAGCTTCATTATGGGTTACGGGCCGGAGAACGAACCACATAGTTACAATATGGAAAGTTCATGGAAATTCCTTGAAACTATGTCAAAAAAAGCAACGTGGTTATTACCTCCTCTTAAAAATATCCGCATCATTAGGCAATGGGCGGGTTTATACAACATTTCGCCAGATAGACAACCAATAGTATCACAAATTAATCAGGTAGAAGGTCTCTATGTCGCATGTGGATTCAGTGGGCATGGTTTTATGCTTGCACCAGCTGTTGGAATTCTAATGGCAGATATAGTTACAGGTGATAAATTAACATACGATGTCATTTTAGATTTAGAAAGATTCAACAGAGGAGAAATCATTGAAGAGCCCTCTGTTGTATAAAACTTAAAAAGGAGGAATCAACTTTGAACAACTCAATACCAATTTACGAAATGCCTGAAAATGAGCCAATTTTAAACTATGAACCGGGAAGTAAAGAAAAAAAAGAATTGAAGGAAAAACTTTCCAAACTAAAAAACGAAAAAATCGAAATACCTCTTATAATAGGTGGGAAAGAAGTAAGAACCGGTGATCTTGGAAAATCTGTTATGCCCCACGATCATAACCATGTATTGGCAGAATATCACAAAGCTGGTGAGAAAGAAATAACGATGGCAATAAAAAGTTCCTTAGAGGCAAAG is a window of Petrotoga olearia DSM 13574 DNA encoding:
- a CDS encoding branched-chain amino acid ABC transporter permease; this encodes MEKTLSFKTKFFLTILFILAIFLLLLTANNKASDYLILILNLMAINIIFAVSLTFINGITGIFSLGHVGFIAIGAYVSSILTLSPAQKEISFLIKPLIYPLNVIQIPFLPAIIIAGLVAAAFGYLVAAPSLRLIGDYLAIATLGLGEVVRIVANNTWSITNGALGLKSIPQYSNLWWTWGFALITVVFISSLIKSSYGRALKAIREDPIAAKSMGINVFSHQVVTFVIGSFFAGVGGALWAHLITTIDPKSFMFQKTFEILIMVVIGGLGSISGAIIGASLYTVGLEFLRVLEEPISIGPIYIPGIPGMRMVVLSLILIITMLFWRRGIMGRNEITWDGIYKLIMKVRNKNRLRDDE
- a CDS encoding (2Fe-2S)-binding protein encodes the protein MRIQNHPILSFNRGKQIKFYYNGKELIGYEGETIGAALYANGVFKFSESKKLHRPRGIFCAIGHCSSCLMTVDGVPNVRTCITPLKDGMKVESQNIGVEINE
- a CDS encoding (2Fe-2S)-binding protein is translated as MDENKVIICRCEDVTLKEIRNAIREGFTTVEEIKRVTRSGMGPCQGKTCGLLIAKEISQMTGKPMEEIELQNIRPPYGGITFEEVTKGTITENDK
- a CDS encoding ABC transporter ATP-binding protein, which encodes MNSENSNIILKISDMNVHYGGIHAVKGIDMEIKKNEITTLIGSNGAGKTTTLNGIMNVVKKSSGTVLLDNTDITSIETHKIVEKGVVLVPEGRRIFPNLTVLENLRLGSYSRKDSEKISEDFDWVLTLFPRLKERLKQLGGTLSGGEQQMLAVARGLMSRPKVLMLDEPSLGLAPILVKEVLETIEKICEEGVTILLVEQNAVGALKIAHYGYVLETGKIVLEGPAKDLLENDEVRKTYLGVTV
- a CDS encoding FAD-dependent oxidoreductase, encoding MSKIENLELLVVGGGPAGLSAALAAANYGIKVSLAEEREFLGGQLIKQTHRFFGSEKEYAGTRGIDILRKLIDEVNKNKNIEVLLSSRVLGIYEDNVVTILNDHKMKKYYPQSIIFATGASEKFLAFENNDLPGIFGAGAVQTLMNVYGVMPATNVLMIGSGNIGLIVSYQLLQAGVKVAAIVEAAPKIGGYSVHASKLRRLGVPILTSHTIKKAIGKEKVEGAVICELDNDWNEVKDTEQLIKCDAICLSVGLTPLVDLLKQRKVKTTYVSELGGYVPLRDENMETSIKNLFVAGDVSGIEEATAAMIEGQIAGLSVAKRIGKNNKKEIEKRIEEGKNELELLRSGPVGKKIRKGLSKLGLNHGKNYNENFSEEALDISHLMKTGVPSEENLKNKLPSEEKVFDKGPIAISECFQRFPCDPCVKSCPFNAISENGNINNIPYVDFEKCTGCGICVSKCPGLAMFVVHKNFSETTSVVIMPYEFLPRPHKGEIVKVFDREGKYLCDGKVIRILDGKFQDKTAAVSIEIPKRYYLQARNFKVEE
- a CDS encoding ABC transporter ATP-binding protein produces the protein MTNQYDNEYILEFENVTKRFGGLMAVNNFNGYLKNGELLGLIGPNGAGKTTLFNLITGIYTPDTGKILFKKQKINSKKPHEITQLGIARTFQNIRLFKDMTVLENVLVSQHLKLKSWIWLFKSVLKTPDVLKVEKEMQNEAWDLLEEVGLSVYANDKANSLPYGLQRKLEIARALATGANLLLLDEPAAGMNPHETSELMEFIKHIRQEFELSILIIEHDMKVIMGICERIYVLDYGRKIAEGSPQEIQKDPLVIKAYLGEELAI
- a CDS encoding NAD(P)/FAD-dependent oxidoreductase: MKNKANVVVIGGGVVGCSIAYNLAKKGVKDVVLLEKSYLSSGATGRCGAGVRQQWGTKQNCLLASESMNIFENFADILQIKRDIELKQKGYLLLAYSDKELEQFKKNIEVQHSLNIPSVLLTPKEAKEIVPNLNIEKLVGAAYCAKDGHANPFQVTLGYAEAAQRLGVEINKFTEVKDIKTKNDALLGVQTNKGFIECKKVVVAAGGWTQNITKMAKIDLPIYSERHEILVTESVKSILDPMLMSFSYNIYCQQEPVGSFIMGYGPENEPHSYNMESSWKFLETMSKKATWLLPPLKNIRIIRQWAGLYNISPDRQPIVSQINQVEGLYVACGFSGHGFMLAPAVGILMADIVTGDKLTYDVILDLERFNRGEIIEEPSVV